Genomic DNA from Dioscorea cayenensis subsp. rotundata cultivar TDr96_F1 chromosome 1, TDr96_F1_v2_PseudoChromosome.rev07_lg8_w22 25.fasta, whole genome shotgun sequence:
atttataagattttattttttaatctcttgacattcaataaattggttatatagtaataattttttttaaatataattgtcaTGCAAATTGGTTTTctataaataagtatatatattatttaaaaatatatttttagaaaaatatttataaaaaaatatattgtctCATTTCCTTTTAACTTGTACTTaatataagaattttattttcctctaaaaattttttttggccCCCTAAAAAACTTTTTTCGTTTTGTTCCTGCTTTCTTAAGTAGGATTTAGTGTGATGTTAAATTAACTTGTGGAACTGCTAattataacaatattattattattatttgatgaaaacgTTAGGGTGTGTGCATAGGTCAGAAATTAAATATTCAGCTCGCATCTAGTTGATTATGAACCCTTTTggctttataaatatattattgctatgattatatatagttatatacttataaatctcttgaaaaaaaatttatattaattaattcataattaaaatcattaattaattttattttccattatgTGTACggaaaagtaaaattttattcataattaattttacaataaacGGAGCATCATTTATTGCAGTGCTTCTCATCTTCAAACGGGTCGGATCCTCTCACACACCCGGATTCCAATTCGGATTCGGGTTATCGGGTTCCATTCATTCATGTTCAACAGTACTCTTCTAAACATAAAACACTAAACAGAGGATTCAACCCAAAATCAATTTCAAATCGGATCCAAACCCGGATTTCAATCCAGATTCGGATTCGGGTTAACGGATCCAGTAGTTCTCCACCGCTATGTATGAACacctcctttctttctttttattttcattatttataaataaattcataaattatataaaattatataaagttTTCTCAAGAGGCTACTCATCCAAATCTCTTCTTCATGCTCGACTTCATCCCCAAACCCTAGCTCTCCGATTTCCAATTCGATCTCTCTTCTCGATTGAATCCCCATGGATGCTGCTGCCCTGTCGCCGGAGCAGCAGGGCCTCGTCTCCTCCTTCCTCGAGATCGCCGTCGGCCAGAACGCTGACACCGCCGTACACTTCCTCCAGGTCTGATTGCGTTTTGATCTTTCCTGCTGAGCAACCTAGGGTTCTTTGTCTCTGTTTGTAATCTCGGTTtcgatttgtgcttttttttgttgtagttgaCGAATTGGATCCTTGAGGAGGCTATTCAACTGTTCTTTGTTGGTGGTGACGGTGCTGTTGGTGCTGCCGCTGCTGCGCCGGCGCCGTCGGCGCCGCCGGCTGCTGAGGATCCGTCCTCTAGGTGTGTTGGAAGGGATTGACCTCTAGGTTTGGATTTTTGAGTGATGACTTGGTTTTATGATTTGTAGTGTTAATGTGAGTCAAGATGTTGGAGAAGATGGAGTGCGTGCACCATTGCCTGTCAAGAGAGAAACTTTATATGGAGATGCTGCCTTATTTAAGTAAGTCTTTATTTGTATTGCGTATTGTGATCTTGGGGCTTATGGTTCATGCTTGGAGATTTTGTAGTGTATGGGTCTCTTTTGTGTTTATGCTTATTCAGGCCAATTATAGTGAACTGTATTCTGTTTCATACTAGAGATCTATCATAGAATTTTTCTTCTTATGTGAAGAGTACCTTATTTCTTATTGTGTGTCGTTGCTGATGTATTTCTTAAATTGATCGGCTTGCTTGATGTATATTGATTATGTTAACGGATGACATTTAGAAAACCTTGTTACATCTGTGTCAATGAAGTTagaatcttttaaaaaatcacattaTGCTCTTCATCTTCTTATGCATAGGCTTTCTGATTACTTGCTATGTTTCTTTGTTCATATATTGCTTAAATTGATCAACATGTTTGATGAATATATTATGCTACATATGATATCAAAAAAATCTTCCTGCCATGTGCTGATGAATTGAGAATTACTTAAGAACACCACATTGCTCTCATCATCTTCTTATGTGAAGACTGCCTGATTTATTGCTATTGCTGTATTTCATTTGCTTAAACTGATTAGTATGCTtgctttattgtttatattattaatgaCAGCAGAAAATTTCTGACACATGTTGATGGAGTGAGCATCTTTTGGCACATCACattctaccttttttttttaattaaattttttataagtgtGACCTTGGTCCTATCTCCTATGATAAAAGATTATTTTGTTTGGAACATTAGTGTCTGGCTTTGCAAACCTTCGGTCAGAGACAGGTTGTTTGGAGTTGGTTTGGTGAAACCATGCTTTGATTTTCTGTACTTGTGATGCTACCTGTTCATGCTGTATGTTGACAAGTTCAATTGATGCTAGAACTACCTTTTTCATCAAAGTGAAACttataattgttaaatataaaagcCTCATGCCACCTAGGATTTTGTGCTCTGATTTTTGTCAAACATATACTTTGATAGACTGACCCttccccctctctctctctctctcccggTTCTAGTCGTGACTTTAGATTTCAACAAAGTCCATTGATTGCATTCCGGAATTTCGAGGAGGAGTCAAAGCGGCAGCCTGTATGGGAATCAGATAAAAATGCTCCATCTACAGCAAATGGCTCCCGTGATAATCTTGCTTCCTTATATCGGCCTCCTTTTGATTTGATGTTTAACGGAACATTTGACAAGGTATAAGGATCTgatgtttttttctattattttttgtagaGAAGATGATAGTATTTTCTGATTGTATTTGCACGCTTCATTTTTCGAgctctttgtttgttgtttctcCAAACTATAGCTGGATATGACTTTTAGAAGGACACACAATTTATGATATGATTGGTTGGTAATTGatccattttcaattttttgtcaTATTATCTAACTTGTTTTAAGGTTAATTGGCTCTATTTAGAGTTGTTTTTGTCctttttgcttgttctcttagaaaatttatgaagcattaaatattgtttttttccaaatttactttttatatttaatgtacttctacagcttccaataaattatattcaactgcaaattttaaataagggtaatcttggaaagttaatataatttttttataaattttagattatcaaCTAACTCTAATcgaattttttaattcatttgaaTTAGTTAAAGTGGATAAGTAGAAAGGACCGGAGGGAGGAAAACAAATCACATTTGGTTAAAAGCAAGCTGATAAAGTGATTGTTAATTATGAAATTGTTCCATACTTTAAAgttaagaataataaataactagAATAGGCATCATATAAATTCAGGTAAAAATGCAAAACCTATTTATAAGTTACTATTGGATATTACTCTCATGGATTGATGGATTAGATGATGATTAGTGAATTAGCACACAATGATGTACACATATGATAGTTTGACCTTGGCTGTCTAGACTTTAGAGTATATGCACAAAGTATTTAGTTATCTGTAATCATGTCACAAGGTTGTTTCGGAATCGGTGTTATTAAAAGCGAGAAAGACATTCGCATAGGCACTTAGGCGAGGTGAGGCCTTAGCACCTCAACACCCCTTGGGTGAGGCGTCTATAATGTGGTGAGCTTAGACGAGCGCCTTTTTTCAGGCGGCAGGCATTTACAAGGCGTGTCTgtcttatttttctatcaacCCCATATTTGATGCTTTTAATTAGTGTTGGTTGGGATTTTAAAAAGCCGTCCTTACTAAGAAGGAAGGAAATAAATTTAAGGTAGAAAAATTTTGTGATGTTTAAAAGGCTTGCTTACTAATATGgaaggaaataaatttaggaCAAAAATTAGGCGATTTTAAAAAAGCACACTTTTTAATAAGgtagaaaataaattttgggGAGAAAACTGGGTGATTTAAATGCATAGttgctcattttttaaaaataataagtaaattaagggattaactaattaattagagaaaattgAAGATGCAGTAGAAGTTGCACTCTAAATCTAGTGATGGAGTTGAAGCTCACttagatgatgaggatgatgatattgTAGAATTAGATGACTTACGAAAATAGAATTCACTTGAGTAGTTCTAGATTTCTAGaaaatgttttgcttgattgtatgttatgttttgtttgagtGTTTTAAGTGATATATTGTTAGTGTTATCCCAATGCCTTATcctataaaatactaaaaatttacTTACGTTATGTATACATTtgtgcattttatttatttctcggGTTGATATGGGATATAGATTTTATCTTTCTGGTCAGATGGATGATATGTTATTTTTCCACATGTACAGTTCTTCAATTTTGAATTTGTATCCAGTAAAACTATTTTCCTAATTTTCTGattatatcttttcttttctttctttttcttttttaacctTTATCAATCTCTGttatctttttaaatcaaatttttttttttttttatcttttcaactATTCTGGAATCCTTGGATAGTCTTTTGCATTTTTTCACTTTATAAATATCCCCTTTCCACAAATTTCATTGTCATGTTACTTTCGATACTCAATTCTTGATGTCTGCATCCTAATGATGCTGTTTTTGGTTCGTACATGTCTAGTGTTCGGATGTGCCTGATGAGGCTTAGCATGTTGGGGTGTTCACCTACAATTAGTTTACTTTTTGTTGGGGTGTTACCTATGATTAGTTTACTTTTTGGCATTTAGATAATTAGCACATCATGCATAGCCTTTGCATGTACTTGATTTAGTTTGGTAACAGGGTTGTTTGGaaatgcatgtttagaatgtCAGTCCAGGGCCCATTGTCTTTGCCAATATCATCATTCATCGTGCTTTTGTTTTAGTCATTCCTTAACGGTGATTCACATTTTACACTGGTGCTTAAGTATTCTAAAAGAGTGAAGGAACAAAGAAAACGGATCAAAGGGGTGGttatttaatcattattatCTGTTGCATTAGATACTCTATTTTACTTTCTCTCCTGTTCAATTGACCATGCTTTTGCATCATTTGAATTACAGGCGAAGGTGGAGGCTTCTCACATGGATAAATGGCTTTTAGTTAATTTGCAATCGACTGCAGAATTCAACTCACACATGGTAATTTTTCCTAGAAGCTTCTTGgagttctctttgttttttgggTGCTGACTTAACTTGGTGTTTGCCTAGCTTAACCGGGATACATGGTCAAATGAAACAGTGGCACAAACAATTTCAACAAATTTCATTTTCTGGCAGGTTTGTGTTCtaattagttatattttaaaGCATTTATggacaataataatttctctagttcttttttttttttccacttctTTCCTGTTCATGAGTTATTGAAGGGCATTATTTCTTTAAACACTTCATTTTGCTGAACCTTTTGTTTGTGCTGTTTTAgactttatttagttttatatcTCTGGTTCTTGtgaaagaaaattttaacatgtttaGAATAAGATAATgtaatttcttcctttgttctaGACTCATTAGTATTTGACTGATAGAAATTCacctttttctgaaattttttttccctttttgtcAAATGTGGCATTTTCTGAATTATGCCAGGTTTGAGAACTGCTTTTTGCTTGCATTTTGTAAGAAACTTTACTGTATTAGTCAATATGCACTAGCTCTGACTTCATGTTTTGTTGTACTGTTGTGCATCAGGTTTATCATGATAGCACTGAGGGGAAGAAGGTTTGCACATACTACAACTTGGTTGCTTTCCCTTCAATTCTTGTCATTGATCCCATCACAGGACAAAAGATGCGTGCATGGAATGGCATGATTACTCCTGAACGTCTGTTGGAGGTAGGAAGGCATGGTTAGCTTGAATGTGTTGATTGTTTAAGCATTTTGGAGTTGGACCTAACTCCTGAGCGTTTGGTTTGCACAGAATTCTAGTTTGCTCTTTTAAttgctaaatttttttcatccaGGATTTACTACCCTTTCTGGAAAAAGGCCCTAATGAGAATCATGTTACTCTTCCTCCTAAGCGTGCAAGACAAACTCCTCATGTGTCTGTGCCCAGTGTAGCAGGTATGCAGGCACAAACCTGTTTTATATTCTAGGAACCAAGAATGAATctgttattattttcttacagaAGCTGTTTAAAATTTTGAGCCACCTCATTTCTTCTAAATTGTTAATATTGACTTTTCTACTTGTGTTATGCGCATGCTTGTCAACTGTAGTTAGAATATTTTGCTATGACATTCCTTTTGCAGGCTTAGGTCtcttaagaaatttcaaagaGACGTCTGGTCTTTAGAATTCTCTTAATCAATTTTTATGAACATCCGAAGTGATGAGACGGGAACAGATGTGCATGAAACTTATAACTATAAGTTGCTAACCATTTCTTCCTAAgatattagtgttttttttttctgtgcaTATAGATACATTGcgtgatgaggatgaagaagttTTGCGTGCAATAGCAGCCTCTCTGGAAGAGAAAAAAGTTGCCATCAGGCCATCTACAGCTAAAGATGAACCCAAAGTGGAGAAAGAACCTGAAACCATTTTGAGTAAAAAGCTCGTGTATCCTCCTCTACCTGAAGAACCAAAGGAAAAGAGGGAGCTCCTTTCAAGAGTTGGTATTCGTCTACCTGACGGTCGGAGGCTCCAGAGACATTTTCTCCGAGCAGACTCTATAAAGGTATAGTAATTGTAAGCTCATAAATCATCTCACAGGCTTCTGGTCTCCTGAGTTTGACTGGAATTGCCTGCTCCATTGCAGTTACTGTGGTCATTCTGCTCATCTCAACTGGAGGGAGGGGAAGAACGGCCATTCCGCTTCACACAATCCATTCCTGGTGCATCGAAGACTCTGGAGTTTGATAGTGATGTAACATTCGAAGAATCAGGTATATCAAATTCCATGATTTCTTTAACATGGATCTGACATTCCTAACTGATCCTTCGGTGAGTTCTTGGGGATGAAAAAGAAAGGGGGGCTATAGAATAGCTTTGATGAAAGCTTGAATATTTATCAGCAACCCTAGTTCTTCAaatgtttttgtgtgtgtgtgtgtgtgtgtgtgtgtgtgtggtatGATGTGTCAAACTATCAAGTAAATATTTTGTTCAAGCATATATTTGATTGTTagcttttcttttagttttatttataattttctttttctatgagTTATATGGTTTGTCTCTGCtctaaattataattttctccTCTTCCGGTTGGTTTAATGTGGGAAACATTCAAGCTATCAGTTAGGTCAAATGTGCTTTCTGGTTgagatgatgatttttttttctttttcttttttcacggtggttctttgcttttcttttgtagTGGAAGCAATGTTATGCTTTTGTGTGATGACTTGTTTGACCTTCTTTGACGGTGTGTATTTGCCTGAAATTTGAAACtctattaaaaattgaaagctAATATAAAAGATGGTTTTAGGGAAgcacaaatatttcaaaatatattattcaGTGCAATTCTGGAGTAAAAATGCATTCCGATTCCATATACTAATTGTTTGAAATCTCACAAGGAGGTCTGGTATTcagattttatattatctaCGGTGACTaatgtaaatattataattttttttttttattacaaagtTGGAGGCACTACAGGTAGTTATTAATGGGTGAAGTAGTTATTAATGGTTTAGCTCacggttttttaaaaaaaaacgtgatttatttattttataaaaaaaactcataaaaagtTAAGTCTTGAAATACTCTCATCAGCTGAGAAATTTGAGGGCCGATTGAATGAATTGGTTAATATAAACCCCTGttgaacacaagaaaaaaaaaactgattatgtgagtataaatatatttaataataattgtttaaaatcagcaatattaataaatattttttattatttatgaaattataagttTATACATTTAAAACGGATAAGGGAGTGCACCAGTTATAGTGGCTTGACTGGCTTTATAGAGATAATCCCCACTATGCAATTTTGAAAAGGAGAACAAAAGATAATCTTCACACAGAATTTTCACAAAAAAGGCCCTGAAAATGAATTGTAATTGAGAAATGATCCCATAAACTCGGTTTCGTGGTAGTTATGACAGAATCAAGATGTGACTTATCCTCACCCATTGTATTGCATCAATTTAGTGATATATAAAACAAAGGTAACAATTTTTAATGTGATTACTAATCTATctctatattatataaaaaaacaaaaaataaaatttataaactcatgATTAAAATTGAGCTACATCTTGATTCCTAGTCTTGGTTCTGTGGTAGTAATTATTAAATAGAGTCCACTGGATTATTTTTCGGTTCTCCTTATACATGTAATTCTCAGTTTAAAGAagcatataaaaacaattttaaatttaagtaaaaaattaaaaatatataatttttaaagaatgaaTTCGAAAAAATTCTGGGCTAAGCCtattacctatatatatatatatcatcagcGTTTCCTCTAATTTTAATACctaaaaagattagggttttcatgtTGTATGATCGGAGTGGGGGTCTTCGCCGGTGAAGCTCGAGATCTGAATCACCGCCGGCTAAATCCTCGTCCCCATCATTTTGGTTTTAAGTTTTTGGTCTCTATCtcaaaattttggttttaattaatctttgcaccaaaatgaatatattttatttttttcagatcaaataaaattttcaggcattgcttgtttatttatttatttttttcattactcTTTTTGGAGTTTTTCGGCTTCCTATCATTCATTGAATTCATTGGGCTTTTTGGCCATTTAAGAAAGTGTTATTTGGATATGCGATAAGTTGATCATTGAGAAATCTAGATCCCTTTTAtggtatattttatattgaataAAATGTTCATATTTGCGTTTTGGTCTTTATATATCAACTTTAAGATTAtacataatgtttttttttttttgtttttttaatgtctcttcctttattttaatattttattttttaaataaatttttttacactctaattatatacaaaatattttaaaattttaagatattatAAAGATTATATTGTTTGTTCTAATCACGATGTTTGATAGACTAGTGATCCAATGATCCCAGGGTGTCCGCAgattagaaatttattaatatttcagGTATTCCGCTcccaattaaaaacatattattagaattttttaattataaatataatgctagataacaaataaatatttttattgtagatAATTTGCAAACTAGCGTAAaggtttatttgtatatatgtatggtATAATAAAAGGTGTTTGTAAATATTAGGGATATTATTTTGCATCAAactacaaggtatatatatatatatatatatataaactaaactatttgtgtgtgtgtgtgtgtgtgtgtgtgtgtgtgtgtgtgtgtgagagagagagagagagagaggagtaaAAGGTATATATTCAATTCCTTTCATTTATCGTGACTTATTCTCAAATTAATATCCATActtcataagattttttttttagtatttgatTCACCAGTTTTTTAATAGCCATTGACTCTAAACCATTCTATACAAGACATTGAAAATCTTTTGAGAAGATATCTACCTCAGCAAATATTTTGTTACAtacataaaaattcaaatttgaaatcaCTTATGTAAACAATCTTTACTTCCACCATTTGGATTAACCCCACAACTCATGCCatcattaataacaaaattttgcaaacaacttaaaaaaaaaaaccgaaaaataaaatacaatattccTTTcacttcataaaataatattacactaaaaaagtaaaaaaccctatcctattttaaaatttaaatggatctaactgcaaaaaaaaatagcaaatacaAATACAGAATACTTCAGGGTGGTAATTGCAAAAGTAaccaaaaatgacaaaattttgaaaaaaccaCACCAACGGCCCGAAATCGCAgtgttttttcaaaatatataaaatgatcaACTTTCTTCTTCCAAGATCTCAGCCCGATCCTTCGCCATTGAGGAACCTCTCCCCAAAAATTCTCAATTAGGGTTTCTTCGATCCCTTCGATCTTCCACTCATCGTCTCCGATCGAGCTCCAATCGCCACCTGCGATGGATCTCCCCACTGAGACGGATGATTTCATCCGTGAATCCATCGAGGACTCCCTTGGAATTCCTGTCTCCTCCCGCACTCTCCGCCTCAAGCTCTTGGCGTCTCATGATGATCGCCGTCGTCTCCAGGACCAGATCTTTGCCCTCCATGATCGCCTCAAGGATGCCGACAAGCGTCTCGAGCTTTCTCGGGTCTGCTCCGTTCCTTGAATCTTTgcaattgtgatttttttttttctctctttttttggggtgattagggtttttggttCTTGGATGTAGGCGGAGGCGAGCATGAATGCGCAAGCGCTGAGGAAGTGCGTGGAAGAGAAGGAGGTGCTTGTGTCGACGTACACTGAGATGGTTCGTCATTGTGACAAGTTGGAGAATGAGTGCTCGCTTTATGAGCGGGACCTTGAGAGGATCATGGATACTTGCGATGAGTTGGGGAAGGAGAATGAGGAGCTCAAGGCTCGCGTGAATGAGAACTCCGAGGTGAGCGCTGTATTTGTTGTTGTGgcttgttcttgtttctttttcttgatggaatttgaaagtatGAGTCTTGGAAGGAGAAGCTTGCTAATCTTGGCTGAATTGATTGTATagttgtaagaaaaaaaaagggttttt
This window encodes:
- the LOC120278849 gene encoding myosin-11-like isoform X1, with translation MDLPTETDDFIRESIEDSLGIPVSSRTLRLKLLASHDDRRRLQDQIFALHDRLKDADKRLELSRAEASMNAQALRKCVEEKEVLVSTYTEMVRHCDKLENECSLYERDLERIMDTCDELGKENEELKARVNENSEIMTLVAEVESLKRDKEHLRMNLCTAEEEVKVLYEDNKLLDEENKRLLRQLNRERHHHGSDSKHTASSSAKGKRKSRVKDSSPEHAIDYNRGDSPRQPLSPLQPNSPDLRLHKKQNGFTSTD
- the LOC120278849 gene encoding myosin-11-like isoform X2, giving the protein MDLPTETDDFIRESIEDSLGIPVSSRTLRLKLLASHDDRRRLQDQIFALHDRLKDADKRLELSRAEASMNAQALRKCVEEKEVLVSTYTEMVRHCDKLENECSLYERDLERIMDTCDELGKENEELKARVNENSEIMTLVAEVESLKRDKEHLRMNLCTAEEEVKVLYEDNKLLDEENKRLLRQLNRERHHHGSDSKHTASSSAKGKRKSRVKDSSPEHAIDYNRGDSPRQPLSPLQPNSPDLRLHKKQNGN
- the LOC120262261 gene encoding plant UBX domain-containing protein 7 — its product is MDAAALSPEQQGLVSSFLEIAVGQNADTAVHFLQLTNWILEEAIQLFFVGGDGAVGAAAAAPAPSAPPAAEDPSSSVNVSQDVGEDGVRAPLPVKRETLYGDAALFNRDFRFQQSPLIAFRNFEEESKRQPVWESDKNAPSTANGSRDNLASLYRPPFDLMFNGTFDKAKVEASHMDKWLLVNLQSTAEFNSHMLNRDTWSNETVAQTISTNFIFWQVYHDSTEGKKVCTYYNLVAFPSILVIDPITGQKMRAWNGMITPERLLEDLLPFLEKGPNENHVTLPPKRARQTPHVSVPSVADTLRDEDEEVLRAIAASLEEKKVAIRPSTAKDEPKVEKEPETILSKKLVYPPLPEEPKEKRELLSRVGIRLPDGRRLQRHFLRADSIKLLWSFCSSQLEGGEERPFRFTQSIPGASKTLEFDSDVTFEESGISNSMISLTWI